GATTGACGGACTACGGGCCGCCGATGGTAGTGGTCGCGGTGTGGGCGACGAGCTGCGGCGATGGGCCGAGGACGTCCTGCGCTACTACGGCGACCTCGACCGGCGCGTCGCGACGACCGGGCTGGACGGTATCGTGGGTCTGCTCACCGTCTCCCAGCACGTCGCGAGTGCGCTGCAGGTCTTCGAGCCGCAGGAGCTTGACCGGCCCGTGCGGGAGCTACGCAGCCTGCTCGAACGGCTCGTGCGCATCGACTCCGAGCTGCGGCGCGTGCGCGCCCTCAAGGCCCGGATCGGCGGCGACGAGGCGCCGCACGCGATCGAGTCGGAGCGTTGCTGACGGCCCCCGAGGGGCTGCAAGGGAGGTTGGACGTTCGTGCAGGTGTGCACGAGCCGATGTGCGGTATGTCATTGCCAACACACTTGAATCATTAGCGAATTTGCCTCGTCAGCGACCTGGGATGGCACTGGAATTGCTTTCCCCACGCGGAAGGAGCCCATTGGCGTGACGCAGGAAATCCGAGAACTCATCGACCGCATCCTCTCCTCCTACGACGAGATCGACGCCCGCTTCACGTCCGCAGGTGGTCTCGGCAGCATCCTGAGCCTCTACGAGCAGGTGCGCCGCGAACTCGAACGTGTGTCCTTCCAGGAGCTCGATCGCATGACGGGCGAGATCAAGAACGTGATCGAGGCCCTGCTCACGATCGACTACGAGCTCCGCAAGGTTCAGAACCTGAAGCTCGTGTTCGAATCCCGCGGCGGGCAAGGCAGCCAGTAGATCGTCGGGGCTGTCGCGCCCCGCGGGGGGGACGATCGCCGCCGTTGCGCGCATCGGCGCCCCATCGGCGGCGGCGATGCCGCATCGTTGCGACAGGCCTCGACCCGCTCGTGACGCGGCATCTCATCGAAATCACGAAAAGTTTGCGGGAGTGTCGCAGAATTTCACGGGTTGAAAGCCTACTGCTCGGCAAGTAGACTCGCCTCGTTGCGCCGGCTCTTGCAAGGCCGCAAGCGATCCAGATTGGCGCAGTCCCCACGCATGACCGCCCACCGCGATCGATCACAGAACCTCGCGTCGCCGGATGCCGCGCTGCCGTCGCGTCCGGAGACGCGGACCGAGCACGGGAGTCTCGTGGTCGTGCAGGAGCGCGTCCTCGCCGACATCGCGCACGAGCTCGGGAACTTCTTCCACAAGCTCTACTACTGGTCGGATTTCATCAAGACCGACGGCGAGACGGCGAAGAAGGCGGATTCGACCGCGGGGCACATGCTCGAACGCACGATCGCCAACCTCGAGGAGTTCTTGAAGGTCGCGCTCGAGTATTTCCATCCGATCACGCTCAACTTCACGAAGGTGCCGGTCGGCGAGCTGCTCGACGGCTTCTTGGTGCACCTGGGGTCGCATCTGAACGGCAATGCCGTCGAGGTCCGCCGCGACCAGATCGATCCGCCGGCGACGATCCTGGTCGACCCGACGCGTATTTCGCAGGCGTTCCGCATCGCGCTGCACCACGTGCACGAGGACCTGAAGCTCGGCGGAGCGCTCACGGTGACGCTCGGGACGGCGAGGCGCCGCGACTTCGAGGGGCTCGAGATGCGCCTCGACGTCGAGCCGACGACGCCCGCGTCGCCGCTCTTCCGCGGCGCGGAAGCCGGGGTGGAGTGGGCGGTCGCACAGAAACTGATCGAGCTGCACGGCGGCGAGATCGTCGAGCGCTACGAGGCCAACGGCCGCAAGGCGGTGACGATCTTCCTGCCGCTCTACGTTTAGGAATCCGGGAGCATCGCACTATGGATACGCGTATTCTCATCGTCGACGACGACCCCCTGATCTGTCGCCAGCTCGAGGACCTCTACACCTCGCAGCAGTATCTCGTGAGCAGCGCCGGCAACGCCTCCGAGGCGCTCCGTCTGCTCGGCGAGCACGACTTCTCGCTGGCGGTCGTCGATCTCCGCATTCCGGGCACGGACGGGATCGGCCTCACGCGTGAGATCAAGGAGCACTGGCCCGATCTCGACGTGATCATGATCACCGGCTACGCCAGCATCAAGGGCGCCGTCGAGGCCATCAAGCAGGGCGCGAGCGACTACATCACCAAGCCCTTCCAGAAGGAGGAGATCCTCCTCGCGACCGAGAAGGTGCTCGAGAAGCGTCGCCTGCTCGACGAGATCAACTACCTGCGCAACCAGCTCTCGAATCGCTACTCCTTCGCCAACATCGTGAGCCGCAATCGCGTCATGCACGAGATCTTCGAGTCGATCGAAGTGCTCGCGCAGAACGACGCGACGGTGCTGATCACGGGCGAGTCCGGCACCGGCAAGGAGCTCGTCGCCCGCGCCGTGCACTTCCAGGGCAAGCGCAAGTCGGGTCGGTTCGTCGCCATCAACTGCGCGGCCTTTCCGGACACGCTGCTCGAGAGCGAGCTCTTCGGCTACGAGCGCGGCGCGTTCACCGGCGCGGTGCACGATCGCGTCGGCAAGATCGAGCTCTCGAGCGGGGGCACGCTCTTCCTCGACGAAATCGAGAGCATCACGCTCAACATGCAGCTGAAGCTCCTGCGCGTGCTCGAGGAGCGCGAGGTCGAGCGGCTCGGCGGCAATCGCAAGGTCAAGGTCAACATGCGCGTCATTGCGGCCACCAACGTCGAGCTCACCGAGCTCGTGGCCGACGGTCGCATGCGCGAGGACTTCTTCTATCGCATCAACGTCGTGCCGATCCGCATTCCGCCGCTCCGCGATCGCATCGAGGACATTCCGCTCCTGGTGAGCGAGTTCCTTCGCAACAGCGAGATGGCCCGCGAGCGCGGCATCACGCGCGTGTCGAACAAGGCGCTGTCGGAGCTCATGGGCTTCCACTGGCCCGGCAACGTACGCGAGCTCGGCAACGTGCTCGAGCGCGCGATCCTGCGGACGACCGG
The DNA window shown above is from Deltaproteobacteria bacterium and carries:
- a CDS encoding HAMP domain-containing histidine kinase, giving the protein MTAHRDRSQNLASPDAALPSRPETRTEHGSLVVVQERVLADIAHELGNFFHKLYYWSDFIKTDGETAKKADSTAGHMLERTIANLEEFLKVALEYFHPITLNFTKVPVGELLDGFLVHLGSHLNGNAVEVRRDQIDPPATILVDPTRISQAFRIALHHVHEDLKLGGALTVTLGTARRRDFEGLEMRLDVEPTTPASPLFRGAEAGVEWAVAQKLIELHGGEIVERYEANGRKAVTIFLPLYV
- a CDS encoding sigma-54-dependent Fis family transcriptional regulator, whose protein sequence is MDTRILIVDDDPLICRQLEDLYTSQQYLVSSAGNASEALRLLGEHDFSLAVVDLRIPGTDGIGLTREIKEHWPDLDVIMITGYASIKGAVEAIKQGASDYITKPFQKEEILLATEKVLEKRRLLDEINYLRNQLSNRYSFANIVSRNRVMHEIFESIEVLAQNDATVLITGESGTGKELVARAVHFQGKRKSGRFVAINCAAFPDTLLESELFGYERGAFTGAVHDRVGKIELSSGGTLFLDEIESITLNMQLKLLRVLEEREVERLGGNRKVKVNMRVIAATNVELTELVADGRMREDFFYRINVVPIRIPPLRDRIEDIPLLVSEFLRNSEMARERGITRVSNKALSELMGFHWPGNVRELGNVLERAILRTTGPVIREVDLPGAGKRKDIESLRRTYDYEVPLKEYLRRAEKDYLSHVLKKNRGSINLSAKHALVDAATLHRKMKLHT